In Pseudomonas sp. PDM14, a genomic segment contains:
- the erpA gene encoding iron-sulfur cluster insertion protein ErpA, producing MSVESFTPTPLQFTQGAATKVKNLVDEEGNSRLKLRVFVTGGGCSGFQYGFTFDEDVADDDTIVERDGVSLVVDPMSFQYLAGAEVDYQEGLEGSRFVIKNPNATTTCGCGSSFSI from the coding sequence ATGAGCGTTGAGTCCTTCACACCCACTCCGTTGCAATTCACGCAGGGAGCGGCGACCAAGGTGAAGAACCTGGTCGATGAAGAGGGTAATTCACGTCTGAAGCTGCGTGTGTTCGTCACCGGTGGCGGATGTTCGGGTTTCCAGTACGGCTTCACGTTCGATGAGGACGTGGCGGACGACGACACCATTGTCGAGCGCGATGGCGTCAGCCTGGTGGTCGATCCGATGAGCTTCCAGTACCTGGCCGGTGCCGAGGTGGACTATCAGGAAGGGCTGGAAGGTTCGCGATTCGTGATCAAGAACCCTAACGCGACCACCACCTGCGGGTGTGGTTCGTCCTTCTCGATCTGA
- a CDS encoding anhydro-N-acetylmuramic acid kinase, producing MPLYLGVMSGTSLDGLDIALIHQDQQRTELRATHYLPMPADLHAELLGLCASGPDELARAAVAENRWATLAATGIAALLASQQLEASQVRAIGSHGQTVRHEPARGFTIQIGNPALLAELTGISVVADFRRRDVAAGGQGAPLVPAFHEALFDDGQQRRAVLNIGGFSNLSLIEPEGTVHGFDCGPGNVLLDIWIQQYLGEAFDRDGAWAASGTCNDALLQAMLADDFFQGRGPKSTGRELFNLPWLQHHLTTQPQLAPADVQRTLLELTARSIADALQHAQQSTEQLLVCGGGAHNRALMDRLQALLPSCQVSSTQAFGIAPDWIEAMAFAWLAHCCLEGISANRPSVTGAKGPRILGAIYPA from the coding sequence ATGCCGCTCTACCTTGGGGTGATGTCCGGCACCAGCCTGGATGGCCTGGACATCGCCCTGATCCATCAGGACCAGCAGCGCACCGAGCTGCGCGCCACCCACTACCTGCCCATGCCGGCCGACCTGCACGCCGAATTGCTCGGCCTTTGCGCGTCAGGCCCTGATGAACTGGCTCGCGCCGCTGTCGCGGAAAATCGCTGGGCCACTCTCGCTGCCACGGGTATCGCTGCACTGCTTGCCAGCCAGCAGCTCGAAGCCAGCCAGGTTCGCGCCATCGGCAGCCACGGGCAGACGGTGCGCCATGAGCCGGCACGTGGCTTCACCATCCAGATCGGTAACCCCGCCCTGCTCGCCGAGCTGACCGGCATCAGCGTGGTCGCCGACTTCCGTCGCCGTGACGTAGCGGCTGGCGGCCAGGGCGCCCCTTTGGTGCCCGCATTCCACGAGGCCCTGTTCGACGACGGCCAACAGCGCCGCGCCGTGCTCAACATCGGCGGCTTCAGCAACCTCAGCCTGATCGAGCCCGAGGGCACGGTGCACGGTTTCGACTGCGGACCAGGCAATGTACTGCTGGATATCTGGATCCAGCAGTACCTCGGCGAGGCGTTTGATCGCGATGGCGCTTGGGCTGCCAGCGGCACCTGCAACGATGCACTGCTGCAGGCCATGCTCGCCGACGACTTCTTCCAGGGGCGCGGCCCCAAGAGCACCGGCCGTGAGCTGTTCAACCTGCCCTGGCTGCAGCACCACCTGACGACCCAGCCCCAGCTCGCCCCCGCCGATGTGCAGCGCACTCTGCTCGAGCTGACGGCGCGCAGCATCGCCGACGCCCTGCAACATGCGCAACAGAGCACCGAGCAACTGCTGGTCTGCGGCGGCGGCGCGCATAACCGGGCACTGATGGACAGACTGCAGGCGCTTCTGCCGAGCTGTCAGGTCAGCAGCACCCAGGCATTCGGCATCGCGCCCGACTGGATCGAGGCGATGGCCTTCGCCTGGCTGGCCCATTGCTGCCTCGAAGGCATTAGCGCCAACCGACCCAGCGTGACGGGCGCCAAGGGGCCGCGAATACTCGGGGCGATCTACCCCGCGTAA
- a CDS encoding peptidoglycan DD-metalloendopeptidase family protein, with protein MTQSVPKAPPYPRSHLLAASGIAALLSLALLVFPSREVEAKKTYINLELENGAEQLTQEKDDLRPELAPGDQGASPFATNAGLTEKPDSTESAANSKNPDIQPEAPKDPLQHAVTVGNGDTLSTVFSRVGLNAGDLHEALSGAKEAKQFSRLKIGQVLDFKLTPEGKLDTLHSKLSDLESISLSRNDKGYSFKRELVKPDVRTTYTHGVINSSLFLSAKRAGLSHSLTMDLANVFGYDIDFALDIREGDEFEVIYEEHVVNDKQVGSGNILAARFTNRGKTYTAVRYTNKQGSTSYYNADGNSMRKAFIRTPVDFARISSRFSMGRKHPILNKIRAHKGVDYAAPRGTPIKAAGDGKVLLAGRRGGYGNAVIIQHGSSYRTLYGHMQGFAKGIRTGGMVKQGQVIGYIGTTGLSTGPHLHYEFQVNGRHVDPLSQKLPMSDPIARGEKQRFTQLSTPLMARMDQEKATLLALNKR; from the coding sequence ATGACCCAATCTGTACCCAAAGCACCGCCGTACCCGAGGAGCCACCTGCTGGCTGCCAGTGGTATTGCAGCGCTCCTGAGCCTGGCCCTGCTGGTGTTCCCGTCACGCGAAGTTGAAGCGAAGAAGACCTACATCAATCTGGAGCTGGAAAACGGCGCCGAGCAACTGACGCAGGAGAAGGATGACCTCCGACCAGAGCTCGCCCCGGGAGACCAAGGAGCGTCGCCCTTCGCTACCAACGCAGGCCTGACCGAGAAACCAGACAGCACTGAGTCAGCCGCGAATTCCAAGAATCCAGATATTCAGCCCGAAGCCCCCAAAGACCCTCTTCAGCACGCCGTTACCGTTGGCAATGGCGATACGCTGTCGACCGTCTTTTCCCGAGTTGGCCTGAATGCCGGTGACCTGCACGAAGCGCTGAGCGGTGCCAAGGAGGCCAAACAGTTCAGCCGCCTGAAGATCGGTCAGGTGCTCGACTTCAAACTGACCCCCGAAGGCAAGCTGGACACTCTGCACAGCAAACTCAGCGACCTGGAAAGCATTTCCCTGAGCCGTAACGACAAGGGCTACAGCTTCAAACGCGAGCTGGTCAAACCGGATGTACGCACTACGTATACCCACGGCGTGATCAACAGCTCGCTGTTCCTCTCCGCAAAGCGCGCCGGCCTCTCGCACAGCCTGACCATGGACCTGGCCAACGTCTTCGGCTACGACATCGACTTCGCCCTGGACATCCGCGAGGGTGACGAATTCGAGGTGATCTACGAAGAGCATGTGGTGAACGACAAGCAGGTCGGCAGCGGCAACATCCTCGCCGCGCGCTTCACCAACCGCGGCAAGACCTACACCGCAGTGCGCTACACCAACAAGCAAGGCTCCACCAGCTACTACAACGCCGACGGCAACAGCATGCGCAAGGCGTTCATCCGCACACCGGTCGATTTCGCCCGCATCAGCTCGCGCTTTTCCATGGGCCGCAAGCATCCGATCCTGAACAAGATTCGCGCGCACAAGGGCGTGGATTACGCTGCGCCGCGCGGCACTCCGATCAAGGCCGCAGGCGATGGCAAGGTTCTTCTCGCCGGCCGCCGCGGCGGTTACGGCAACGCGGTGATCATCCAGCACGGCAGCAGTTACCGGACGCTGTATGGCCACATGCAGGGCTTCGCCAAAGGTATCCGTACCGGCGGGATGGTCAAGCAAGGCCAGGTGATCGGTTACATCGGCACCACCGGCCTGTCTACCGGCCCGCACCTGCACTACGAGTTCCAGGTCAATGGCCGTCACGTCGACCCGCTCAGCCAGAAGCTGCCAATGTCGGACCCGATTGCACGCGGCGAGAAGCAGCGCTTCACGCAACTGAGTACGCCACTGATGGCACGCATGGATCAGGAAAAAGCGACGCTCCTGGCCCTGAACAAGCGCTAA